Genomic window (Salvelinus alpinus chromosome 26, SLU_Salpinus.1, whole genome shotgun sequence):
ttcttttgattttccaatgatgtcaagcaaagaggcactgagtttgaaggtaaaccttgaaatacatccacagatacacctccaattgactcaaattatgtcaattagcctatcagaagcttctaaagtcatggcatcattttctggaattttccaagctgtttaaaggcacagtcaacttagtgcatgtaaacttctgacccactggaattgtgaaacagtaaattataagtgaaataatctgtctatgaacatttgttgaaaaaattacttgtgtcatgcacaaagtagatgtcctaaccgccttgccaaaactatagtttgttaacaagaaatgtgtggagtggttgaaaaacgagttttaatgactccaacctaagtgtatgtaaacttccgacatcaactgtatctccctggcatattacatactttatgcagcagcattcaatacatttttgtacttaccttgttgtgctgtgctcacttgaacaggaaggtctTGTGGCTGTTCTTCTTGTGGacacattttgtcatcaaactttgacATCAACGTCTGGCATTCTCttgatttatggtgctttcaatacaactgggaactcaaaaaaaaacaaggttgaatcatgatgtccGTGATCTTCAGGttagagctctagaaagagtcctgaattgccctttatggttgtgaggtctggggtctgttccccaaccaagaattcacaaaatgggacaaacaccaaattgagactctgcatgccgaattctgcaaaaaatatcctatgtgtacaacgtaaaacaccaaaggatgcacgcagagcagaattaggccgatacccactaattatcaaaatccagaaaagagctgttaaattctacaaccacctaaaaggaagcgattcccaaaccttccataacagaACCATCacctcaagagaagacaggctatgtgcatactgcccacaaaatgaggtggaaattgAGCTGCACTTCCCAACCTCcggccaaatgtatgaccatattagagacacatattgacctgagattacacagacccacaaagagttcgaaaacaaatccaattttgataaactcccatatctgttgggtgaaataccacatttttccatcacagcagcaacatttgttacctgttaccacaagaaaagggcaaccagtgaagaacaaacacaacTGTAAATACAATCCAcatttatatttattttcccttttgtactttaactatttgctcatcattacaacactgtatatagacataatgacatttgaaatgtctttattcttttggaaatttgtgagtgtaatgtttaccgttcacttttgtttattatctatttcacttgccttggcaacgtaaacatatgtttcccatgccaataaagccccttaaattgaaattgaaagcaGAGAGCAAGACTGAAGTGCAGTACTTCTAAATCTCCAGCAGAGTGCAGCACTATTCCGTCTCAGTGAGCCCCAGTCTATCCAGACAAAACAAGAGTCCAGACTCTACACGTCACTGACTGCAAAAGCAAAAATAGGAATGTTTTCAGACCAGCAATCCAGGCATGGTACGCTGAATATCACCCAAAACCAACACCATTAATCACATCTGTACAAACAGAGGATACTAACATTGATTACTGTGAAGAGTACCCAGAGTTGAGAAGAACAGGTCACACCCTTGTTGGGTGTAGTGGGGAAGGGAGTGTGTCTAGCCATGTCATGACCCTGGACCGTGAGTGTGTTttcggtgtttgtgtgtgtgtacgtgtttaaGTGTGTATGGTGTAAaaacttctacagctgcaccattgagatcatcctcaccggttgcatcaccgcctggtatggcaacttctcggcatctgaccgtaagccactacagagggtagtgcgtacggcccagtacatcacttgggccaagcttcctgcaatccaggacctatataataggcagtgtcagagaaaagcccataaaattgtcagagactccagtcacccaagtcacacACTGTTTTTTCTGCTACAGcaaggcaagtggtaccggagcaacaAGTCTAGgaacaaaaggctccttaacagcttctatccccaagccataagactgctgaacaattaatcaaacggCCACGGGACTGTTATAttgacccccacccccccacccattTGTGTTGTACAATgcagctactcgctgtttattatctatgcatagtcacctacatgtacaaatgacctcaactaacctgtacccccgcacactgactcagtaccggtaccccctgtacatagcttccttattgttatgttattgtgttactttttattttttactttagtttatttggtaaaaatttccttaactcttcttgaactgcactgttggttaagggcttgtaagtaagcatttcacggttaggtctacacttgttgtattcggcgcatgtgacaaataaaattagattttgatttgattttgatgtgtgcacatactgtatgtgtgttaggGGCTGTTGGTTACAAGCAAGCACTTGCCCTCTTCCTACTTCCAGCACTGCATGGCTTCTAGAGGGGGAAGGAATGCAGGAACATTCCTAAGGAGGATGCGTGGGTcgagctctctgtgtgtgtgcgcgtttgaGTGTGCAGAGTCTACATACTTGTATGTCTGTTTGTGTGGTGGTCTGGGAATTTAGATGTTTCTCTTTTGGCAGAAGGGTGGATCATACGGAAATGTTCTTCTGTGTGCAGATGGAAATGTACTGTTCTTTAATTGGGTGAATGACTTGCGAGTTCCATTTAGATCCTATTAGATCAACTAAAGGTCAAGGGGTCAACAACCTGTTCTGTGCCATGTCAATTGGCAGTAGGGGGAGGGAGTAAATACATGAAACATTCTGTACAACTTCTGTCCTGATTTTTAACAGTTTGACTGAAaggtctctctgtcctctttctcacATTCCCCTCTTTCATTTTCTTGGTAGATCTTCTTACCTCTCGCCCCCTCTTTGTCACttagtctgtctttctctctcccttactctacgctctcttcacctctctccccttctctctttccttttcatcctctccttcactctatctctttctctgcttctctctctccaggtatgTCCTCCTGTGTAATCAGGTGTAGGGTGACGTTTCCcttagatgctgatcttgggtcagtttttcattatccccactaatggttaatgtTAGGATTTGGGGAGGGAAAGCTGATCCTAGGGAAGACTTCACCCTTGAGCCACCAGAGCCCTGTGGACTCCATCATTACCCAGGGGCCTCGGGGAGACTGATGTCTCTGCCCTGTCATCCTGACCAGGGGGGGAGCCTTTAGAGGTGGACACAGTGCTTTCATCCTGAGGGGGACACACAGATCCTACCACCCACTCACTCAATGTAATTACAGAGAAAACTAATGCTAAAGACTGAACTAACTGTCAACAGTACCCAACACCTACAGACACATGTAAAGACCGAACTAATTCTGTCAACACTGCCCAACACTAACAAACAGGCATGCCAAGACAGAACTAACTCTGTCAATACTACCCAACACTAACAGACAGGCATTCCAAGACAGAGAGATGACATAAgtagagacacatacagagagtCAAGATAGAGACAGACATGACTATGTAGACCGTTTTCCATTGTTGTCCTGTTATCAGCACACTGTGGCCCATTTCAACACTTCTCCAAATGCACCTTCACACTGTAGCATTACAGTAGGCTGCATGGTTCTTATATAAAATATGATGAAACTAAAAGTCTAcaaagggagggaagaggagacttTGGGCGGTGTGGAGCCAGGCACCCTGCTTCCAACAGCGGGGAAGAAAACAGCCACAGTGGCTGCCAAGAATCAATGTGAAAACCGGAGAGATCGAGTCTGCAGCCGCCGGCTTCACAGTCAAACAGCCAGTCATGGGACCGCGAGGCCGTTGGCCAGCTGGCCCGGGGAATAACTCTGATGTCTGACCGGGGAGTGATGCTGCCTCGAGCTCGCCGCGAGGAGGGGCGCAGTACTCGCATACACAAATAAACTAtgggctcgattcaatccgtagCGCTGGAAATCAGCTCGGTAGcgcgattgagccgacatatgcagcgttatACTATGAATGTAGTCTCCGAACGCGGGAATACTTGACATTTCTATCACGCTGTAGCTCAGGTCATCAGCGCTAAGGATTGAATCGAGGCCTATGTTGATGACAGTCTGTTCTCCGTTTATGTTGCCCCTTCTTTTAGAAGTTGACATCAGATATAATGATGGCAAAATATTTTCTTATGACAGATATATAGAATTTTAGCAATATTTTGATGATTTAATGTGTTTTTGTTCTTTGCCTCTATTTTATATTCACTTATAGGGCTATAGGCCTGGGTATTGATTTCCTAAACTGTTATTGCCATTTAGTCATTACGGTGATAGGTGTTTGAACAGGTGTGGCCTTCAAATCCGCTATTCTTGCAAGGGTTAATCTCGCGTTAGGACCACAGGGGCTCGGTGGAAGGACATATTCTACGCACCTCACTCCAACAGCAATGAGTTTCACGGAACAAGGGACATAACAATGAGTTTCACGGAACAAGGGACATATCAATGAGTTTCACGGAACAAGGGACATAACAATGAGTTTCACGGAACAAGGGACATAACTGGAAACCACATTTGTCGGAGGTGAAACGAAGCGCTAACCTGTTCAGAGCTGCAGTTCTTTGGAAGGACACCGTGGAAGAATTATGGACAAAAACTAAAGAACAACATCTATGCGTAATTCCATTTGGTCATGATTACGGACTATCCATTGCAAGCCTGAAACGTCATGGTTAGAAAGTTGTAGCCAAAAGGTGCAGCATCTGACCATGTTGTCCCCAGTCAAATTTGATGAGGGAAATAAGATTCAGCGCTGACTTCTCTATGTGAAcccgtccctctcctctctcccgctCACCATGCGGCTTTGGAGCAGACCCAGACCATGCCGGCGGGTGATGCTCTGTCTCTGGTTACTTATCCTCGCTCTATCCGTGGCCACGCTGGCCCTCATGGACCTGGTCTTTCGGGATCAGACCCAGACACCGCCCAACTCGCCCCGCCGTCCCTTCCAGCGGCTCTCTGGTCCACCGGACCTGGAGGTGATCGTGGATTCCTGGGACCGTCTCAAACAGGAGCATAATCTCGGTCTCGCGCCGCTGAGCTCGCTGCAGGAGGACCAGCTTCTCTTCGTGCCCTCAACCCAGGTGAGGAACCCAGCTCCGCCGCCGAGGAAGGGGAGTTACCGGATGGTTATATCGAGCGCCAAGAAGGAATCAGCGGTCCCGGTGCTACCGACGCACGGGGATATGGGGAGACCGGTGCAGCTGAAGCTGGAGGGGCTAGAGAGGGACATAGAGAAGTCTGTTCTGCAGAAATACGGCTTCAACGAGCTGGTGAGCGGACGGATCTCACTGCATCGCAGATTGCCCGAGGCTCGCCATCCTTCGTAAGTGCCCTGCATGTTCCCAAGGAGCGCACTACGCCAAAAAAGGGCGCTTCAACAACGTATCCAAAATAACTAGATAGAGTCTATCAATGACAAATATGTAGTCTAATTTCAAGATATCACTCATTACGAAATATGGTATATGGTATGTTGTTTAGTAAAGCTAATGGGTTCGTGCGTAATTACTCGTGCGTCTATACCCCTGTCAATCAATGGGAATGCTTTGACAGGTGCCTCGTTGAGCGTTACAGTGAGTCGCTGCCGTCCGCGAGCGTGGTAATATGTTTCCATGACGAGGCTTGGTCCACGCTCCTCCGCACTGTGCACAGCGTGCTCGACACAGCGCCCAAGGAGTACCTGCGCGAGGTCCTGCTCGTGGACGACCTCAGTCAGCATGGTGCGTGTAGAAGACAGTACTCAAACAATAGGCACGAGTTGTATCTAATTAGTCTAAAGTACCACTACAATATCACTGCATATCAGACGAAACTTGTTCACTCTATTCCCACCATATTCAACTATTTTATAGTGCCAGATTCTGAATAGACCCCTAGCTCGCAAGTGTCCCAAACCATTTTGCACTTGTCTGAAAGGATAGGTCTTAGTAATATGACCAAACTTCCACCTATAATCCGAGTTGTGCTATGCCCATGTTATTACTGTACACATCCATCCCTGGGGTTCATTTGGAATTgggcatacagtaccagtcaaacgtttggacaccactactcattccatttaaaaaatatatattttctacattgtagaataatagtgaagacatcaaaactatgaaacaacacatatggaatcatgtagtaaccaaaaaagtgttaaacaaatccaaatatattttatatttgatattcttcaaagtagccaccctttgccttgatgacagctttgcacactcttggcattctctcaaccagcttcatgaggtagtcacctggaatgcatttcaattaacaggtgtgccttgttaaatgttaatttgtggaatttctttccttaatgcatttgagccaatcagttgtgttgtgacaaggtaggggtggtatacagaagatagtcctatttggtaaaagaccaagtccatattatggcaagaacagctcaaataagcaaagagaaacgacagtctatcattactttaagacatgaaggtcatttaatctggaaaatgtcaagattttttttttcaaaaagtgcagtcacaaaaaccatcaagcgctatgatgaaactgactctcatgaggacggccacaggaaaggaagacccagagctagctctgctgcagaggataagttcattagagttaccagcctcagaaattgcagcctaaataaatgcttcacagagttcaagtcacagacacatctcaacatcaactgttcagaagagactgtgtgaatcaggtcttcatggtcaaattgctgcaaagaaaccactactataggacaccaataagaagaagagacttgcttgggccaagaaacacgagcaatggacattacaccggtggaaatctgtcctttggtttgatgagtccaaatttgagatttttggttccaaccgccgtgtctttgtgagacacagagtaggtgagcggatgatttctgcatgtgtggttcccaccataaagcatggaggatgaggtgtgatggtgtgggggtgctttgctggtgacactgtcagtgatttatttagaattcaaggcacacttaattaacctgcatggctacaacagcattctgcagcgatgcgtcatcccatctggattgcgcttagtgggactatcatttgtttttcaacaggaaaatggctactttgaagtataaAGAAGgttaaagaaaatatattttgatttgtttaacacctttttggttactacatgattccatatgtgttattttatatttttaatgtcttcactattattctacaatgtagataatagtaagaataaagaaaaaccctggaatgagtaggtgtgtccaaacctttgactggtactgtgtgtgtctgaccctgACCCTGTCTCACCTATCTGTAGGTCATCTGACCCTGCCTCCCCTATCTTTAGGTCACCTGACCGTGCCTCCCCTATCTGTAGGTCACCTGACCGTGCCTCCCCTATATGTAGGTCACCTGACCCTGACTCCCCTATCTGTAGGTCACTTGAAGAGTGTGCTGAGTGAGTATGTGTTGCTGCTGGAAGGGGTGCGTCTGGTCCGCAGCACGTGGCGTCTGGGCGTGGCAGGGTGTCGCTCTCTGGGTGCAGCCAGAGCTGTGGGGGAGGTACTGGTCTTCATGGACTCACACTGCGAGTGCCACAGGGGCTGGTTGGAACCACTATTGGAGCGAGTGGCAcaggacaggtacacacacacacacacacacaaaatggcacaatgtatgtctgtgtttgtgtgaatctgtctctgtgtattatatcCAATCCTTAATTGCCTTGGTAGCTTACTTGCTGAGCTGTATCCAGCAAGGTAGCAGCCATTTAGGCTAGTTGATTAAACAGAGTCCTTATATTGCCGCATGGCactactccatctctctcgctctctctccctcaaaccTCTTCATTCCCTTCCTGAATCCCTGCTCTTCTTCTGTGATGTTTTATGAAATTATCGGTTATCATCGACCAATAATCTGTCTGCAGATTTACATCCATCTAATAAAATCTTAGGTTTTTAATCTTCATTGTGAGAAAATGTTTCTGATCTAGTTGTAGGAGTTATATGAGTTTCCTCTGTGCCCAGTGTCtatctcctcccatctccaggACCAGAGTGGTGTCCCCCATCATAGACGTGATAGACTGGCAGACGTTCCAGTACAACGCCACCCAGTGGCCACACAGGGGAGTGTTTGACTGGAGACTGGACTTCAACTGGGAAACCCTGTCCCAACAGGAAAACCAGGATTCACCACTGGAGCCTGTCCAGTAAATATAGTCTGACCTCTGGAATACTACAGTGAAATACAGAGATTACAGACATGTCCAGCTCAAAATCGACCCCTAGTAGTACCTATCCCTGTCTACTCTTTTGATATTTCCTCTCCTTTCATTGTCCTATAGGAGTCCGGCGTTGGTGGGCGTGGTCTTAGCAATTGACAGACACTTCTTCCAGAGCGTGGGAGGTTATGATCCAGGCATGCTGTTCTGGGGGGCGGAGCATATGGAGTTGTCCATCAGGGTAAAGAAGAGAggttatttatttaatttcacctttatttaaccaggtaggctagttgagaacaagttctcatttacaactgcgacctggccaagataaaacaaagcagtgcgacacaaacaacaacacagagttacacatggaataaacaaacatacagtcaataacacaatagaaaaaggacctctacaccaggcagtgtcagaggaaggccctaaaaattgtcaaagacaccagccaccccagtcatagactgttctctctactaccgcatggcaagcggtaccggagtgccaagtctaggacaaaaaggcttctcaacagtttttaccaccaagccataagactcctgaacaggtaatcaaatggctacccagactatttgcattgtgtgccccccccaacccctctttttacgctgctgctattctctgtttatcatatatgcatggtcactttaactatacattcatgtacatactacctcaattgggccgaccaaccagtgctcccgcacattggctaaccgggctatctgcattgtgtcccgccacccgccacctaccacccgccaacccctcttttacgctactgctgctctctgttcatcatatacagtggggagaacaagtatttgatacactgctgattttgcaggttttcctacttacaaagcatgtagaggtctgtaatttttatcataggtacacttcaactgtgagagacggaatctaaaacaaaatccagaaaatcacattgtatgatttttaagtaattaatttgcattttattgcatgacataagtatttgatacatcagaaaagcagaacttaatatttggtacagaaacctttgtttgcaattacagagatcatacgtttcctgtagttcttgaccaggtttgcacacactgcagcagggattttggcccactcctccatacagaccttctccagatccttcaggtttcggggctgtcgctgggcaatacggactttcagctccctccaaagattgtctattgggttcaggtctggagactggctaggccactccaggaccttgaaatgcttcttacggagccactccttagttgccctggctgtgtgtttcgggtcgttgtcatgctggaagacccagccacgacccatcttcaatgctcttactgagggaaggaggttgttggtcaagatctcgcgatacatggccccatccatcctcccctcaatacggtgcagtcgtcctgtcccctttgaaaaaagcatccccaaagaatgatgtttccaactccatgcttcacggttgggatggtgttcttggggttgtactcatccttcttcttcctccaaacacggcgagtggagtttagaccaaaaagctctatttttgtctcatcagaccacatgaccttctcccattcctcctctgcatcatccagatggtcattggcaaacttcagacgggcctggacatgcgctggcttgagcagggggaccttgcgtgcgctgcaggattttaatccatgacggcgtagtgtgttactaatggttttctttgagactgtggtcccagctctcttcaggtcattgaccaggtcctgccgtgtagttctgggctgatccctcaccttcctcatgatcattgatgccccacgaggtgagatcttgcatggagccccagaccgagggtgattgaccgtcatcttgaacttcttccattttataataattgcgccaacagttgttgccttctcaccaagctgcttgcctattgtcctgtagcccatcccagccttgtgcaggtctacaatttgatccctgatgtccttacacagctctctggtcttggccattgtggagaggttggagtctgtttgattgagtgtgtggactggtgtcttttatacaggtaacgagttcaaacaggtgcagttaatacaggtaatgagtggagaacaggagggcttcttaaagataaactaacaggtctgtgagacccggaattcttactggttggtaggtgatcaaatacttatgtcatgcaataaaattcaaattaattacttagaaatcatacaatgtgatttcctggatttttgttttagattccgtctctcacagttgaagtgtacctatgataaaaagtacagacctctacatgctttgtaagtaggaaaacctgcaaaatcggcagtgtatcaaatacttgttctccccactgtatgcaaagtcactttaaccatatctacatgtacatactacctcaatcagcctgactaaccggtgtctgtatgtagcctcactactgtatatagcctgtctttttactgtcgttttatttctttacttacctattgttcacctaatacctttctTGCACTATTGATTAGAgcctgtaaataagcatttcactgtaaggtttacacctgttgtattcggcgcacgtgacaaataaactttgatttgatttgaaaaagtatatatacagtgtgtgtaaatgaggtaagataagggaggtaaggcaataaatag
Coding sequences:
- the LOC139555129 gene encoding polypeptide N-acetylgalactosaminyltransferase 15-like isoform X2, which translates into the protein MRLWSRPRPCRRVMLCLWLLILALSVATLALMDLVFRDQTQTPPNSPRRPFQRLSGPPDLEVIVDSWDRLKQEHNLGLAPLSSLQEDQLLFVPSTQVRNPAPPPRKGSYRMVISSAKKESAVPVLPTHGDMGRPVQLKLEGLERDIEKSVLQKYGFNELVSGRISLHRRLPEARHPSCLVERYSESLPSASVVICFHDEAWSTLLRTVHSVLDTAPKEYLREVLLVDDLSQHGHLKSVLSEYVLLLEGVRLVRSTWRLGVAGCRSLGAARAVGEVLVFMDSHCECHRGWLEPLLERVAQDRTRVVSPIIDVIDWQTFQYNATQWPHRGVFDWRLDFNWETLSQQENQDSPLEPVQSPALVGVVLAIDRHFFQSVGGYDPGMLFWGAEHMELSIRVWLCGGSMEVVPCSRVAHLGRHHQPYTLPDQDILQRNKIRIADTWLDAFRKIYYKRDTLAHFIRQSESPNITELVRLKKRLGCRNFHWFLTNVYPDLYIPQDRPSLSGELYNVGTGYCADYPGGRGPQGATMDIAPCSGNGYQHCELNSMGEVRWGPAGRLCFHAQGERVVLTPCPAHQLPRNKPQWRVIKIFFFS
- the LOC139555129 gene encoding polypeptide N-acetylgalactosaminyltransferase 15-like isoform X1; translated protein: MRLWSRPRPCRRVMLCLWLLILALSVATLALMDLVFRDQTQTPPNSPRRPFQRLSGPPDLEVIVDSWDRLKQEHNLGLAPLSSLQEDQLLFVPSTQVRNPAPPPRKGSYRMVISSAKKESAVPVLPTHGDMGRPVQLKLEGLERDIEKSVLQKYGFNELVSGRISLHRRLPEARHPSCLVERYSESLPSASVVICFHDEAWSTLLRTVHSVLDTAPKEYLREVLLVDDLSQHGHLKSVLSEYVLLLEGVRLVRSTWRLGVAGCRSLGAARAVGEVLVFMDSHCECHRGWLEPLLERVAQDRTRVVSPIIDVIDWQTFQYNATQWPHRGVFDWRLDFNWETLSQQENQDSPLEPVQSPALVGVVLAIDRHFFQSVGGYDPGMLFWGAEHMELSIRVWLCGGSMEVVPCSRVAHLGRHHQPYTLPDQDILQRNKIRIADTWLDAFRKIYYKRDTLAHFIRQSESPNITELVRLKKRLGCRNFHWFLTNVYPDLYIPQDRPSLSGELYNVGTGYCADYPGGRGPQGATMDIAPCSGNGYQHCELNSMGEVRWGPAGRLCFHAQGERVVLTPCPAHQLPRNKPQWRVIKLSGQVVHLQTQRCLEAVKEEGGKPQRDTGGHQRGGNATQKGLFLRPCAHQPRQQWHFEQLVVPKGA